One region of Bdellovibrio bacteriovorus genomic DNA includes:
- a CDS encoding PilZ domain-containing protein encodes MEDTVNVPAPRTPLNLEVSFKRNYAREETKGTLKNISITGAFLEFMGGEVRANEKLHLVFVVAGRERKVAAHVIWTNSAGCGVKFMPVNNRDVQIVDDLIYFVENSREDRRSVMDTIFKKVG; translated from the coding sequence GTGGAGGACACAGTTAATGTTCCGGCACCAAGAACCCCTCTAAATCTTGAGGTCTCTTTCAAACGCAATTATGCGCGCGAAGAAACCAAAGGCACGCTTAAGAATATCAGCATCACAGGAGCCTTTTTGGAGTTTATGGGTGGCGAGGTCCGCGCCAACGAGAAGTTACATCTAGTGTTTGTCGTCGCAGGTCGCGAGCGCAAAGTTGCGGCTCACGTGATCTGGACAAACTCTGCAGGTTGTGGAGTGAAATTCATGCCTGTAAATAACCGCGACGTGCAGATTGTCGACGATTTGATTTATTTCGTCGAGAACAGTCGCGAAGATCGCCGTTCAGTGATGGACACGATTTTTAAAAAGGTGGGCTAA
- the rho gene encoding transcription termination factor Rho codes for MSDPKDSQGVEVVKKRTRTKPVEETPAESAPEAVAAPAPAPSEPPAATPAPEAAASSAPAETPSQAPRQDRHQNQQRREFRPNRDNRDNRDRDNRGDRNDRGGHRHDRNNGPRRDFRGDRNRDEGQPVGDDSHASTPPAQTQEVDLADIQLTDEEKSWLSSKDLKSKNITQLTELATKLKIENAAGLRRQDMIFEILKRAAKLGQDIYGSGVLEILPDGYGFLRSPDYNYLPGPDDIYVSPSQIRRFGLRTGDTVTGTVRPPKEGERYFALLKVDSLNFETTEKGKDKILFDNLTPLYPNERLKLEHSPGEYTTRVVDLMAPLGKGQRALIVAPPRTGKTVLMQQIANAITHNHPEVKLIVLLIDERPEEVTDMQRTVKGEVVSSTFDEPPTRHVQVAEMVIEKAKRLVEHKHDVVILLDSITRLARAYNTVVPPSGKILSGGVDSNALHKPKRFFGAARNIEEGGSLTIIATALIDTGSRMDEVIFEEFKGTGNAEIHLDRKLMEKRIFPCMDINKSGTRKEDLLVDRGDLNRLWVLRKVLAPMNVVDAMEFLIDKVQGTKTNTDFLKAMSGPG; via the coding sequence TTGTCTGACCCTAAAGATTCACAAGGCGTTGAAGTCGTTAAGAAGCGCACTCGCACCAAACCTGTGGAAGAAACTCCGGCTGAGTCTGCTCCGGAAGCTGTAGCGGCCCCTGCGCCGGCACCTTCTGAACCACCCGCAGCAACTCCAGCCCCTGAAGCCGCCGCTTCATCAGCGCCTGCTGAAACTCCTTCTCAAGCTCCAAGACAAGATCGTCACCAAAACCAACAACGTCGCGAATTCAGACCTAACAGAGATAACCGTGACAACCGCGATCGTGACAACCGTGGAGACCGTAATGACCGCGGGGGCCACCGCCATGACAGAAACAATGGGCCTCGCCGTGATTTCCGTGGCGATAGAAACCGTGATGAAGGCCAACCGGTAGGCGATGATTCTCACGCATCAACTCCGCCAGCACAAACTCAAGAAGTTGATTTGGCGGATATCCAGCTTACTGACGAAGAAAAATCGTGGCTTTCTTCCAAAGACTTAAAATCAAAAAACATCACTCAGCTCACTGAGCTTGCGACAAAATTGAAAATTGAAAATGCTGCCGGTCTTCGCCGTCAGGATATGATCTTCGAAATTTTGAAGCGCGCAGCGAAGTTGGGTCAGGACATTTATGGTTCTGGCGTTCTTGAAATCTTGCCTGACGGTTACGGTTTCTTGCGTTCTCCGGATTACAACTATCTTCCAGGTCCGGATGATATCTACGTCAGCCCATCACAAATTCGCCGCTTCGGTTTAAGAACGGGTGATACGGTGACGGGTACTGTTCGTCCTCCTAAAGAGGGTGAGCGTTACTTCGCTCTTCTTAAAGTTGATTCTTTGAACTTTGAGACGACGGAAAAGGGTAAAGATAAAATCCTTTTCGACAACTTAACTCCGCTTTATCCAAATGAAAGACTGAAACTTGAGCACAGCCCTGGCGAGTACACAACACGTGTTGTGGATTTGATGGCTCCGCTTGGTAAAGGTCAGCGCGCCTTGATCGTGGCGCCTCCAAGAACTGGTAAAACAGTTTTGATGCAACAAATTGCTAACGCTATCACGCACAATCACCCTGAAGTGAAGTTGATCGTTCTATTGATCGATGAACGTCCGGAAGAGGTGACTGACATGCAACGTACCGTTAAAGGCGAAGTTGTATCGTCGACATTTGATGAGCCACCAACTCGTCACGTTCAAGTTGCAGAGATGGTTATTGAAAAAGCAAAACGTTTGGTTGAGCACAAGCACGACGTTGTTATCTTGCTTGATTCCATCACTCGTCTAGCGCGCGCTTACAACACGGTTGTTCCTCCTTCTGGAAAAATCTTGTCGGGCGGTGTGGATTCCAATGCCCTTCACAAACCAAAACGTTTCTTCGGTGCGGCTCGTAACATCGAAGAGGGTGGCTCTTTGACAATCATCGCAACAGCGTTGATCGATACGGGTTCTCGTATGGATGAAGTTATCTTCGAGGAATTTAAAGGTACTGGTAATGCTGAGATCCACTTGGATCGTAAGCTTATGGAAAAACGTATCTTCCCATGCATGGACATCAATAAATCAGGAACTCGTAAAGAGGACTTGTTAGTTGATAGAGGTGACTTGAACCGTCTGTGGGTTCTTCGCAAAGTTCTTGCTCCGATGAACGTAGTCGACGCGATGGAATTCTTGATCGACAAAGTTCAAGGTACAAAAACGAACACCGATTTCCTTAAAGCAATGTCGGGCCCAGGCTAG
- a CDS encoding type B 50S ribosomal protein L31, producing the protein MKQNLHPKVNTVVFKDISCDFSFLGTSTLHSNETVKWEDGKEYPLIKVEISSASHPFFTGKQRVMDTEGRIDRFKKRYGKK; encoded by the coding sequence ATGAAACAAAACCTACATCCAAAAGTAAATACAGTTGTATTTAAAGATATCTCTTGCGACTTCTCGTTCTTGGGAACATCTACTCTTCACTCTAACGAAACAGTTAAATGGGAAGACGGCAAAGAATATCCATTGATCAAAGTTGAGATCTCTTCTGCATCTCACCCATTCTTCACTGGAAAACAACGTGTGATGGATACTGAAGGTCGTATCGATCGTTTCAAAAAACGTTACGGCAAGAAATAA